A stretch of the Streptococcus oralis genome encodes the following:
- a CDS encoding CHY zinc finger protein, giving the protein MNQAQGLLVDDEGRCVHYHGEKDIVSLQCYECKKYYACYQCHNAIETHVFSPYPLVLSEDRPILCGVCKRTMTFQEYQKLMACPYCSAPFNPGCKQHYSCYFK; this is encoded by the coding sequence ATGAATCAAGCACAAGGTTTGTTAGTTGATGATGAAGGCAGATGCGTTCATTATCATGGCGAAAAGGACATCGTTTCTCTTCAGTGCTATGAGTGTAAAAAATACTATGCTTGCTATCAGTGCCACAATGCTATAGAAACGCATGTGTTTTCGCCCTATCCCTTGGTCCTTTCTGAGGATCGACCGATTTTATGTGGGGTTTGTAAGAGGACAATGACTTTCCAAGAATACCAAAAACTGATGGCTTGTCCTTACTGCAGTGCTCCATTTAATCCAGGTTGTAAACAACACTATTCCTGCTATTTTAAATAA
- a CDS encoding peptidase U32 family protein: MTKTLKRPEVLSPAGTLEKLKVAVQYGADAVFIGGQAYGLRSRAGNFTFEQMEEGVQFAAKYGAKVYVAANMVMHEGNEAGAGEWFRKLRDIGIAAVIVSDPALIMIAATEAPGLEIHLSTQASATNYETLEFWKELGLTRVVLAREVSMEELAEIRKRTDVEIEAFVHGAMCISYSGRCTLSNHMSMRDANRGGCSQSCRWKYDLYDMPFGQERKSLKGEIPEEFSMSAVDMSMIDHIPDMIENGVDSLKIEGRMKSIHYVSTVTNCYKAAVDAYLESPEKFEAIKQDLVDEMWKVAQRELATGFYYGTPSENEQLFGARRKIPEYKFVAEVVAYDDATQTATIRQRNVINEGDQVEFYGPGFRHFETYIEDLHDAKGNKIDRAPNPMELLTIKVPQPVQAGDMVRALKEGLINLYKEDGTSVTVRA; encoded by the coding sequence ATGACAAAAACATTAAAACGTCCTGAGGTTTTATCACCTGCAGGAACTTTAGAGAAGCTGAAAGTAGCTGTCCAATATGGTGCGGACGCAGTCTTTATCGGTGGGCAAGCCTATGGTCTTCGTAGCCGTGCAGGAAACTTCACCTTTGAACAGATGGAAGAAGGCGTGCAGTTTGCTGCTAAGTACGGTGCCAAGGTCTATGTGGCTGCTAACATGGTTATGCACGAAGGAAACGAAGCTGGTGCTGGAGAATGGTTCCGTAAGTTGCGTGACATTGGGATTGCCGCAGTTATCGTGTCAGATCCAGCCTTGATTATGATTGCAGCAACAGAAGCACCAGGTCTTGAAATCCACCTTTCAACCCAAGCCAGTGCGACGAACTATGAAACTTTAGAGTTCTGGAAAGAACTTGGTCTAACTCGCGTGGTTTTGGCCCGTGAAGTTTCAATGGAAGAATTGGCAGAGATTCGCAAACGTACTGATGTTGAGATTGAGGCCTTTGTCCATGGAGCCATGTGTATTTCTTACTCAGGTCGCTGTACGTTATCAAACCACATGAGTATGCGTGATGCCAACCGTGGGGGCTGTTCTCAGTCTTGTCGTTGGAAATACGATCTTTATGACATGCCCTTTGGTCAAGAACGTAAAAGTCTGAAAGGTGAAATCCCAGAAGAATTTTCGATGTCTGCCGTTGATATGTCTATGATTGACCATATCCCAGATATGATTGAAAATGGCGTAGACAGTCTCAAGATTGAAGGTCGCATGAAGTCTATCCACTATGTTTCAACTGTGACCAACTGTTATAAGGCGGCTGTAGATGCTTATCTCGAAAGTCCTGAGAAGTTTGAAGCCATCAAACAAGACTTAGTAGACGAGATGTGGAAAGTTGCCCAACGTGAATTGGCAACAGGTTTCTACTATGGTACGCCGTCTGAAAATGAACAGTTATTTGGCGCACGTCGTAAAATTCCTGAATACAAGTTTGTCGCTGAAGTGGTTGCGTATGATGATGCGACTCAAACGGCAACCATTCGTCAACGGAATGTCATCAACGAAGGCGATCAAGTCGAGTTTTATGGACCAGGTTTCCGTCATTTTGAGACTTATATCGAAGACCTTCATGATGCCAAGGGCAATAAAATTGATCGTGCTCCAAATCCAATGGAACTCTTGACAATCAAGGTTCCACAACCTGTTCAAGCTGGGGACATGGTCCGCGCTCTCAAGGAAGGTCTTATCAATCTCTATAAGGAAGATGGAACCAGCGTCACAGTTCGTGCCTAG